One stretch of Cygnus olor isolate bCygOlo1 chromosome 1, bCygOlo1.pri.v2, whole genome shotgun sequence DNA includes these proteins:
- the MANSC4 gene encoding MANSC domain-containing protein 4 — protein sequence MLVQTLVHPRRRKRAHLANYIEEMVLLVAISEVLLVLGLVVESDSLCTPTMFYKDCWIRRFPGLLIDLQESQKRGAQVLKIYAEVSSQQCSRNCCLQRNVSCNLAVFYHGATHENMNCLHMSCPSLESCIIKARINVVLYNIKTGIDPDLLIFEKAISKEPNMHSSPNKYERQNSTKTTEWERCQHGNVTSSSLLLLAPSSTTGHGLTANTYTSSTNLMVEKKKVITYSREETSPLDDHLAKRTCTTSVSTRSTTSSDKRTVHSTLISKSAEVLSHMPTPPHLNSSKQHLNETKGYSGRNYTSDNEVPAWDAAPLGVWLIPVVPCSSLIFLCCCTVALAAGRCRNRKGQYNPIWRGRPMSRRVIKYTSVKGSL from the exons ATGCTGGTCCAAACTTTAGTGCATCCACGGAGGAGAAAGCGTGCTCACTTAGCCAATTACATTGAGGAGATGGTCCTTCTGGTGGCAATATCAGAAGTGCTGTTGGTTCTGGGTTTGGTGGTGGAATCAGACTCTCTCTGCACACCCACTATGTTTTACAAGGACTGCTGGATCCGACGCTTCCCAGGTCTTCTGATTGACCTGCAGGAATCGCAGAAGAGGGGAGCCCAGGTGCTGAAGATTTATGCAGAAGTCTCGTCCCAACAGTGCAGCAGAAACTGCTGTCTTCAGAGGAATG TTTCCTGCAACCTAGCAGTGTTCTATCACGGAGCTACTCATGAGAATATGAATTGCTTGCACATGTCTTGTCCATCACTGGAAAGTTGTATAATAAAGGCTAGAATCAACGTTGTTTTGTACAACATCAAAACAG GGATTGATCCAGAtcttcttatttttgaaaaagcaatATCCAAAGAGCCAAATATGCACTCCTCACCTAATAAatatgaaagacaaaacagcacaaagacCACCGAGTGGGAAAGATGCCAGCATGGTAATGTCACGTCAAGTTCTCTTCTGCTCCTAGCTCCATCGTCTACCACTGGCCACGGCTTAACAGCAAACACTTACACCTCCAGCACAAACCTgatggttgaaaaaaaaaaagttatcacaTATTCCAGGGAAGAAACTTCTCCTCTGGATGACCATTTGGCTAAGAGGACCTGTACAACTTCAGTAAGCACTAGGTCAACCACCAGCTCAGACAAAAGAACTGTACACTCAACTTTGATATCTAAATCTGCAGAGGTGTTATCCCACATGCCCACTCCTCCTCATCTGAACAGCAGTAAGCAACACTTAAATGAAACCAAAGGCTACAGTGGTAGGAATTATACTTCAGACAACGAGGTACCTGCTTGGGATGCTGCACCTCTGGGTGTCTGGTTGATTCCAGTTGTCCCTTGCTCTTCTCTCATCTTCCTTTGCTGTTGTACTGTAGCTCTTGCAGCAGGGCGTTGCAGAAATAGGAAAGGTCAGTACAATCCCATATGGAGAGGAAGACCAATGTCTAGACGAGTCATAAAATACACTAGTGTCAAAGGTAGTTTGTAA